One stretch of Amycolatopsis tolypomycina DNA includes these proteins:
- the cobM gene encoding precorrin-4 C(11)-methyltransferase, with translation MTVHFIGAGPGAADLITVRGRDLLARCGVCLYPGSMTPPDLLTYCPAGAELVDTANLSLEQIVAKLVDAHRCGHDVARLCSGDPSLYSAVAEQMRRLDAAGVPYDVVPGVPAFAASAAVLQRELTVPEIGQSLVITRVQARSTKMPPGETLAAFAATGATLALHLAVNHVERVAGELTPHYGADCPVAVVALASQPGEAVVRGVLGELPALVRAAGMTRAATIFVGRVLAATNFPDSFLYSSARDRANQPESL, from the coding sequence ATGACCGTGCACTTCATCGGCGCCGGCCCCGGGGCCGCCGACCTCATCACCGTGCGGGGCCGCGACCTGCTGGCCCGCTGCGGTGTCTGCCTCTACCCCGGCAGCATGACCCCGCCCGACCTGCTCACGTACTGCCCGGCCGGCGCCGAGCTGGTCGACACGGCGAACCTGAGCCTCGAGCAGATCGTCGCGAAGCTCGTCGACGCCCACCGCTGCGGGCACGACGTCGCCCGGCTGTGCTCGGGCGACCCGTCGCTCTACAGCGCCGTCGCCGAGCAGATGCGGCGGCTCGACGCGGCCGGCGTGCCCTACGACGTCGTGCCGGGCGTGCCTGCCTTCGCCGCGTCGGCCGCGGTGCTGCAGCGGGAACTCACCGTGCCCGAGATCGGGCAGAGCCTGGTGATCACCCGCGTCCAGGCGCGCTCGACGAAGATGCCGCCCGGCGAGACGCTGGCCGCGTTCGCCGCGACCGGCGCCACGCTCGCGCTGCACCTCGCCGTCAACCACGTCGAGCGGGTGGCCGGGGAGCTGACGCCGCACTACGGCGCGGACTGTCCCGTCGCCGTCGTCGCGCTCGCCAGCCAGCCCGGGGAAGCCGTCGTGCGCGGGGTGCTGGGCGAGCTGCCCGCGCTGGTGCGGGCGGCCGGGATGACGCGTGCTGCCACGATCTTCGTCGGGCGGGTGCTCGCCGCCACGAACTTTCCCGACAGCTTCCTCTACTCGAGTGCCCGTGACCGGGCGAACCAACCGGAGTCGTTGTGA
- a CDS encoding precorrin-2 C(20)-methyltransferase — protein sequence MTGTLYGVGLGPGDPELMTVKAARLISEASVIAYHCARHGRSIARSVAEPYLREGQIEEKLVYPVTTETTDHPGGYEGAIADFYELSAKRLAEHLDAGRDVVLLCEGDPFFYGSYMYMHERLSGRFEAVVVPGVTSVSAASSVIGRPLVQRDEVLTVLPGTLPAPELARRLADTDAAAVLKLGRTFSSVREAFAEAGKLDDAVYVERATWGQQRIEPLASVDPSTVPYFSLALLPSPAYASRVSPSAPVPSPSSGGEVVVVGLGPAGPEWLTPEAASELDAAEHVVGYGPYVARVPQKAGQQRHASGNRVEADRAREALSLAASGSRVAVVSSGDPGVFAMASAVLEQVAEGHGAGVRVRIVPGVTAAQAAASRVGAPLGHDYCVLSLSDRLKPWEIIEKRLDAAGAADLVLALYNPASRTRTTQLADARAVLLRHRAPATPVVVARDVGGPEEDIRITTLGDLEPSTVDMRCLLIVGSSRTRVDGGVVWTPRSY from the coding sequence ATGACGGGCACCCTGTACGGCGTCGGGCTCGGCCCCGGCGACCCGGAACTGATGACGGTCAAGGCGGCGCGCCTCATTTCCGAGGCGTCGGTGATCGCCTACCACTGCGCGCGGCACGGCCGCAGCATCGCGCGGTCGGTCGCCGAGCCGTACCTGCGTGAGGGGCAGATCGAGGAGAAGCTCGTCTACCCGGTCACGACGGAGACGACCGACCACCCGGGCGGGTACGAAGGCGCGATCGCCGACTTCTACGAGCTGAGCGCGAAGCGGCTGGCCGAGCACCTCGACGCGGGCCGCGACGTGGTGCTGCTCTGCGAAGGCGACCCGTTCTTCTACGGCTCCTACATGTACATGCACGAACGGCTCTCGGGCCGCTTCGAGGCGGTGGTCGTGCCGGGGGTGACATCGGTGAGCGCGGCGTCGTCGGTGATCGGCCGCCCGCTGGTACAGCGCGACGAGGTGCTGACGGTGCTGCCGGGCACACTGCCGGCCCCGGAGCTGGCCCGTCGCCTGGCGGACACCGACGCGGCGGCGGTGCTGAAACTGGGCCGGACGTTCTCGTCCGTGCGGGAGGCGTTCGCGGAGGCGGGCAAGCTGGACGACGCCGTCTACGTCGAGCGCGCGACGTGGGGGCAGCAGCGGATCGAGCCTCTGGCCTCGGTGGACCCGTCGACGGTGCCGTACTTCTCGCTGGCGTTGCTGCCTTCGCCGGCTTACGCGTCCCGGGTTTCTCCGTCGGCTCCGGTGCCTTCGCCTTCTTCGGGTGGCGAAGTCGTCGTCGTGGGACTCGGCCCGGCGGGCCCGGAGTGGCTGACGCCGGAGGCGGCCTCGGAACTCGACGCGGCGGAGCACGTCGTCGGGTACGGCCCGTACGTGGCGCGGGTGCCGCAGAAGGCGGGCCAGCAGCGGCACGCGTCGGGCAACCGCGTCGAGGCGGACCGGGCGCGCGAGGCGCTGTCCCTGGCCGCGTCCGGTTCGCGGGTCGCCGTGGTGTCCTCGGGCGACCCGGGGGTGTTCGCGATGGCGTCGGCGGTGCTGGAACAGGTGGCCGAGGGCCACGGCGCGGGCGTCCGCGTCCGGATCGTCCCGGGCGTGACGGCGGCCCAGGCGGCGGCTTCCCGGGTGGGCGCGCCGCTGGGGCACGACTACTGCGTGCTGTCGCTGTCGGACCGGTTGAAGCCGTGGGAGATCATCGAGAAACGCCTCGACGCGGCGGGCGCGGCCGACCTGGTGCTGGCGCTGTACAACCCGGCGTCCCGGACCCGCACGACCCAGCTGGCCGACGCCCGTGCCGTGCTGCTGCGCCACCGCGCGCCCGCCACACCGGTCGTGGTGGCGCGGGACGTGGGCGGCCCGGAGGAGGACATCCGGATCACCACGCTCGGCGACCTCGAACCGTCCACTGTGGACATGCGCTGCCTGCTGATCGTGGGGTCCAGCCGCACCCGCGTGGACGGCGGTGTCGTCTGGACCCCGCGCAGCTACTGA
- a CDS encoding cobalt-precorrin-6A reductase translates to MILILGGTGEARQLAEALSAREVRVVSSLAGRVARPRLPVGEVRVGGFGGPEGLARYLRENRVDAVVDATHPFAERIGANAAAAAELTRTPLLRLARPGWQAGPGDVWHWADDLADAARQLPDLGRRVFLTSGRQGLPAFAHLDDLWFLIRCVDPPGPPLPRHHELLLARGPYEVAAERELLGRVDVLVTKDSGGPQTSAKLTAARELGKPVVVIRRPARPRTATAETVPEAVEWVLHR, encoded by the coding sequence GTGATCCTCATCCTCGGCGGGACCGGCGAAGCCCGGCAGCTCGCCGAAGCGCTCTCCGCGCGCGAAGTGCGCGTGGTGTCTTCGCTGGCGGGGCGCGTCGCACGGCCGAGGCTTCCCGTCGGCGAAGTGCGCGTCGGCGGCTTCGGGGGCCCGGAGGGGCTCGCTCGGTACCTGCGCGAAAACCGGGTCGACGCCGTCGTGGACGCGACGCACCCCTTCGCCGAACGCATCGGCGCGAACGCGGCGGCGGCCGCCGAGCTGACGCGAACGCCGCTGCTCAGGCTCGCGCGGCCCGGCTGGCAGGCGGGCCCCGGGGACGTCTGGCACTGGGCCGACGACCTCGCCGACGCCGCCCGGCAGCTGCCCGACCTGGGCCGACGCGTGTTCCTCACCAGCGGCCGCCAGGGGCTGCCCGCCTTCGCGCACCTCGACGACCTGTGGTTCCTCATCCGGTGCGTCGACCCGCCCGGGCCGCCGCTGCCGCGGCACCACGAACTCCTCCTCGCCCGCGGGCCGTACGAGGTCGCCGCCGAGCGGGAGCTGCTGGGCCGGGTCGACGTCCTGGTCACCAAGGACTCCGGCGGCCCGCAGACCAGCGCGAAGCTGACCGCGGCCCGCGAGCTCGGCAAGCCCGTCGTCGTGATCCGGCGGCCGGCGCGGCCGCGCACCGCGACCGCCGAAACCGTCCCCGAAGCCGTCGAATGGGTCCTGCACCGATGA
- a CDS encoding precorrin-3B synthase, translating into MPSPARVRADACPGVSAPHDAADGPLARVRLPGGAISAVQLRALADAAEACGDGELHLTSRGNVQLRGVTRPGLAARLTDAGLLPSPSHERVRNVLASPLSGLRGGRADVRGLAAALDAALCATPELADLPGRFLFAFDDGRGDVAGEGADVCWHALDSGTGTLLLAGGDTGRRVARADAVATLVEVALEFGRVRGSAWRVAELDDPAWRGAPVPRLPAEIPAGLIERDSGFAAAVVPRFGQLSATQARALAEFGPALVTPWKSVVLPDVPADVFDRLGFGGEALGTTACIGRPGCAKSRADVRADAVFRPGLRAHFSGCERRCGKPSQSHVDVVAEAGGYRIDGRWVPLDEMEGNL; encoded by the coding sequence ATGCCGTCCCCAGCACGTGTGCGAGCCGACGCGTGCCCCGGTGTTTCCGCACCCCACGACGCCGCCGACGGCCCGTTGGCCCGCGTGCGGCTGCCCGGCGGCGCGATTTCCGCAGTGCAGCTGCGCGCGCTGGCCGACGCGGCCGAGGCGTGCGGCGACGGCGAACTCCACCTCACCTCGCGCGGCAACGTCCAGCTGCGCGGCGTCACCCGGCCCGGCCTGGCGGCCCGGCTGACCGACGCCGGCCTGCTGCCTTCGCCGTCGCACGAACGGGTCCGCAACGTGCTCGCGTCGCCGTTGAGCGGGCTGCGCGGCGGCCGCGCCGACGTCCGCGGGCTGGCGGCCGCCCTCGATGCCGCGCTGTGCGCGACGCCGGAGCTGGCGGACCTGCCCGGACGGTTCCTCTTCGCCTTCGACGACGGCCGCGGCGACGTCGCCGGCGAAGGTGCCGACGTCTGCTGGCACGCCCTCGATTCCGGCACCGGCACGCTCCTGCTCGCGGGCGGCGACACCGGACGGCGGGTGGCCCGCGCCGACGCCGTCGCGACGCTCGTCGAGGTCGCGCTGGAGTTCGGCCGGGTGCGCGGGTCCGCTTGGCGCGTCGCCGAACTCGACGACCCGGCCTGGCGCGGGGCACCCGTGCCGCGGCTCCCGGCGGAGATCCCGGCGGGGCTGATCGAGCGCGACAGCGGGTTCGCGGCGGCCGTCGTGCCGCGCTTCGGGCAGCTGTCCGCGACGCAGGCGCGGGCACTGGCCGAGTTCGGCCCGGCGCTGGTCACGCCCTGGAAGTCCGTGGTGCTGCCGGACGTGCCCGCCGACGTCTTCGACCGGCTGGGCTTCGGCGGCGAGGCACTCGGGACCACCGCGTGCATCGGCCGTCCGGGCTGCGCCAAGTCGCGCGCCGACGTCCGGGCCGACGCCGTGTTCCGGCCCGGTCTGCGCGCACACTTCTCGGGCTGCGAACGGCGGTGCGGGAAGCCGTCGCAGTCCCATGTGGACGTTGTCGCCGAAGCGGGGGGCTACCGCATCGACGGCCGGTGGGTGCCGCTCGACGAGATGGAAGGGAACCTGTGA
- the bluB gene encoding 5,6-dimethylbenzimidazole synthase: MIEEFYEVLRKRRDVRGEFTGEPIPEATLVRILEAAHAAPSVGLTQPWDFVLVDDVATREKFAKHVHEEREVFAGQLGEDRASTFANIKIEGILEASLGIVVTYDPARGAPDVLGRHAIADAGLYSVCLAIQNLWLAATAEGLGVGWVSFYREPFLSELLGIPDGVRPVAWLCAGPVSRLETVPDLERHGWRSRRPLSAAIHHGRFTPRDPGAASAADL; this comes from the coding sequence ATGATCGAAGAGTTCTACGAAGTCCTGCGCAAGCGGCGGGACGTCCGCGGCGAGTTCACCGGCGAGCCGATCCCCGAAGCCACGCTCGTGCGGATCCTCGAGGCCGCGCACGCCGCGCCGAGCGTCGGGCTGACGCAGCCGTGGGACTTCGTGCTGGTCGACGACGTCGCCACGCGGGAGAAGTTCGCGAAGCACGTCCACGAGGAGCGGGAGGTCTTCGCCGGGCAGCTCGGCGAAGACCGCGCGAGCACCTTCGCGAACATCAAGATCGAGGGCATCCTCGAGGCGAGCCTCGGCATCGTCGTCACCTACGACCCCGCGCGCGGTGCGCCCGACGTGCTCGGCCGGCACGCCATCGCCGACGCCGGCCTCTACTCGGTGTGCCTCGCCATCCAGAACCTCTGGCTCGCCGCCACCGCGGAAGGCCTGGGCGTCGGCTGGGTCAGCTTCTACCGCGAGCCGTTCCTGAGCGAGCTGCTCGGCATCCCCGACGGCGTCCGGCCGGTCGCCTGGCTCTGCGCCGGGCCGGTGAGCCGGCTGGAGACCGTGCCCGACCTGGAACGCCACGGCTGGCGCAGCCGCCGTCCCCTGTCCGCGGCGATACACCACGGGCGGTTCACCCCGCGTGACCCGGGGGCTGCGTCAGCCGCCGACCTCTGA
- a CDS encoding arabinosyltransferase domain-containing protein, which yields MRLIAVALGLLSALCALAFPFLPVVQDTAEVVWPTGSDTRSVNAPLTGYWAQDLRAEVPCATIRSVDARTNGPGLLFATVPDGRTDPNAGKGVGLQLRIDNGVLFASSQGQQIAQQPLPADKCDVELDVDATQMTLAVAGTPIFHTGGDVRPRLVGIYSSINSLKDPIAGLHVSVVPDTRYQTSPTALKIVVGVLAVLSLIGCLIAVWRRDSGFARRAPRWAPIGWWRLTLRDVTVIAALGAWVFIGPVTSDDGYILTMARVTEATGYLTNYHRWFGVAEAPFGWFYHVFELMTHVSTVPPWIRLPSFLLGVLSWLLISREVMPRLGSQIRTSRPASWAAATVFLIWWMPYNNGVRPEPVAALGSLLAICAVERTLVTRRLLPLCLGLTAAGFTLAATPTGLIAVAPFLVAARPLFKLVRQRANESGWLPVLAPVAAAGLLVLVVVFADQTFATVQEATRIRTQVGPNLSWFQELARYQLLFADLPDGSAPRRFPVLLVVLCTATCLVMLLRRGRIPGASLGPARRLIGTTALFFLLLALTPTKWTHHFGAFAAVGASMAALAALATSSTVLRSKRNRAAFLAALLVVAALAATGPNTYWFVSRLGVQWTNVAPSIGGIPLSTILLAAAAIAGIYAFVENVRAHRPGLPDQPQEGRLRALRLGSLSLVVVCGLVAAGEFVTMAWAIHNQSGSYSLGAANIGHLFGKSCNLSDHVMVERDAATSILHPQAEQRTVAEKPKEPESPLPNPDQDNGRVQTGFHTRPVDDKDPLAEPPHGFTPDKVPMWSSYLDPETRAGRLRSDWYALTEKPADGQIVVATAGTARRPTSVSLDYGVNTPDGVKVLRSQFMLPPGSGTGGWNDTRINLRDLPPETNAVRVNIVDNDLTEDGWIAASAPRVPTFTTLTDRIGSKPVYVDWPASFVYPCVQPVTSHDGISQVPDYRITAGGLADEAQWASSTNGGPIGWLEELAEEPEVPSYLIGQPSQSWGQLLQIEPFTEGIAPTVIRGEKTVPGWWSPGPGPRQPNGKDPTR from the coding sequence ATGCGTCTGATTGCCGTAGCGCTGGGGCTGCTCTCGGCCTTGTGCGCGCTGGCTTTCCCCTTCCTGCCGGTGGTGCAGGACACGGCGGAGGTCGTCTGGCCGACCGGCAGCGACACCCGCTCCGTCAACGCGCCCTTGACCGGGTACTGGGCCCAGGACCTGCGGGCCGAGGTGCCGTGCGCGACCATCCGCTCGGTCGACGCCCGCACGAACGGTCCCGGCCTGCTGTTCGCCACCGTGCCGGACGGCCGCACCGACCCGAACGCCGGCAAGGGCGTCGGGCTGCAGCTGCGCATCGACAACGGCGTGCTGTTCGCCTCCAGCCAGGGCCAGCAGATCGCCCAGCAGCCCCTGCCCGCCGACAAGTGCGACGTCGAGCTGGACGTCGACGCGACGCAGATGACACTGGCCGTGGCCGGGACGCCCATCTTCCACACCGGCGGCGACGTCCGCCCGCGGCTGGTCGGCATCTACTCGTCGATCAACTCGCTCAAGGACCCGATCGCCGGCCTGCACGTCTCGGTCGTGCCGGACACGCGGTACCAGACGTCACCGACCGCGCTGAAGATCGTCGTCGGCGTGCTCGCCGTGCTGTCGCTGATCGGCTGCCTGATCGCCGTCTGGCGCCGCGACTCCGGGTTCGCGCGCCGCGCCCCGCGCTGGGCGCCGATCGGCTGGTGGCGGCTGACGCTGCGGGACGTCACGGTGATCGCCGCGCTCGGCGCATGGGTCTTCATCGGCCCGGTGACCTCGGACGACGGCTACATCCTCACGATGGCCCGCGTCACCGAGGCCACCGGCTACCTGACGAACTACCACCGCTGGTTCGGCGTCGCGGAGGCGCCGTTCGGCTGGTTCTACCACGTGTTCGAGCTGATGACGCACGTCAGCACGGTGCCGCCGTGGATCCGGCTGCCGTCGTTCCTGCTCGGCGTGCTCAGCTGGCTGCTGATCAGCCGCGAGGTGATGCCGCGCCTCGGCAGTCAGATCCGCACCAGCCGCCCGGCCAGCTGGGCCGCGGCGACGGTGTTCCTCATCTGGTGGATGCCCTACAACAACGGCGTCCGCCCGGAACCGGTGGCCGCGCTCGGCTCGCTGCTGGCGATCTGCGCGGTCGAGCGCACGCTGGTGACGCGCCGGCTGCTGCCGCTGTGCCTCGGGCTGACCGCGGCCGGGTTCACCCTGGCCGCGACGCCGACCGGGCTGATCGCGGTGGCGCCGTTCCTGGTCGCCGCGCGTCCGCTGTTCAAGCTGGTGCGCCAGCGCGCGAACGAGAGCGGCTGGCTCCCGGTCCTCGCGCCGGTCGCCGCCGCCGGGCTGCTGGTGCTGGTCGTGGTGTTCGCCGACCAGACGTTCGCGACCGTGCAGGAGGCGACCCGGATCCGCACCCAGGTCGGCCCGAACCTGTCGTGGTTCCAGGAGCTCGCGCGCTACCAGCTGCTGTTCGCCGACCTGCCGGACGGCTCGGCACCACGCCGGTTCCCGGTGCTGCTGGTCGTGCTGTGCACGGCCACCTGCCTGGTGATGCTGCTGCGTCGCGGCCGCATCCCCGGCGCGTCGCTCGGCCCGGCCCGCCGCCTGATCGGCACGACGGCGCTGTTCTTCCTGCTGCTGGCCCTGACGCCGACGAAGTGGACGCACCACTTCGGCGCGTTCGCCGCGGTCGGCGCGTCGATGGCGGCGCTGGCCGCGCTCGCGACCAGCTCCACGGTGCTGCGCTCCAAACGCAACCGCGCGGCCTTTCTCGCGGCGCTGCTGGTGGTCGCCGCGCTCGCCGCGACCGGCCCGAACACGTACTGGTTCGTCTCGCGGCTCGGCGTCCAGTGGACGAACGTGGCGCCGTCGATCGGCGGCATCCCGCTCTCGACGATCCTGCTGGCCGCGGCCGCGATCGCCGGGATCTACGCGTTCGTCGAGAACGTCCGCGCGCACCGGCCCGGCCTGCCCGACCAGCCGCAGGAAGGCCGGCTGCGGGCGCTGCGGCTCGGGTCGCTGTCGCTGGTGGTGGTCTGCGGCCTGGTGGCGGCGGGCGAGTTCGTCACGATGGCGTGGGCGATCCACAACCAGTCCGGCAGCTACAGCCTGGGCGCGGCCAACATCGGGCACCTGTTCGGCAAGAGCTGCAACCTCTCCGACCACGTGATGGTCGAGCGCGACGCGGCCACGAGCATCCTGCACCCGCAGGCCGAGCAGCGGACCGTCGCGGAGAAGCCCAAGGAGCCCGAGTCGCCGCTGCCGAACCCCGACCAGGACAACGGCCGCGTCCAGACCGGTTTCCACACCCGCCCGGTCGACGACAAGGACCCCCTGGCCGAGCCGCCGCACGGGTTCACCCCCGACAAGGTCCCGATGTGGTCGAGCTACCTCGACCCGGAGACGCGCGCCGGGCGGTTGCGCAGCGACTGGTACGCGCTGACGGAGAAGCCGGCGGACGGCCAGATCGTGGTGGCGACGGCCGGGACGGCCCGCCGTCCCACGTCGGTCAGCCTCGACTACGGCGTCAACACCCCGGACGGCGTGAAGGTGCTGCGCAGCCAGTTCATGCTCCCGCCGGGCTCGGGCACGGGCGGCTGGAACGACACCCGCATCAACCTGCGCGACCTGCCGCCGGAGACGAACGCGGTCCGCGTCAACATCGTCGACAACGACCTGACGGAGGACGGCTGGATCGCCGCCTCGGCACCGCGGGTCCCGACGTTCACGACGCTGACGGACCGCATCGGCTCGAAGCCGGTGTACGTGGACTGGCCCGCTTCGTTCGTGTACCCGTGCGTCCAGCCGGTGACCAGCCACGACGGCATCTCGCAGGTCCCGGACTACCGCATCACGGCGGGCGGCCTGGCGGACGAGGCCCAGTGGGCGTCCTCGACGAACGGCGGCCCGATCGGCTGGCTGGAGGAACTGGCCGAGGAGCCGGAGGTGCCGAGCTACCTGATCGGCCAGCCGAGCCAGTCGTGGGGCCAGCTGCTCCAGATCGAGCCGTTCACCGAGGGCATCGCCCCGACGGTGATCCGCGGGGAGAAGACAGTGCCGGGCTGGTGGTCGCCGGGGCCGGGACCGCGCCAGCCGAACGGCAAGGACCCGACGCGCTGA
- the cbiE gene encoding precorrin-6y C5,15-methyltransferase (decarboxylating) subunit CbiE, translating into MREKSRPPAAGADRLTVVGIGADGWSGLSEQARAAVLAADVVLGAPRQLGYLPEDVPAQAWPTPLLPGLDAVIAEHEGARICVLASGDPFLSGVGATLVAHGYEVEALPALSSVTLARARLGWSAEETEVVTIVGRSSARVARVLAPRRRVLVLGADAPALRSLLTVRGYGESELIALENLGGPDERISDGWAGDPGPLTVFALECAGPALPLIGIPDDVYAHDGQLTKRDLRVSALARLAPSPGELLWDVGAGAGSVGIEWSRLHGLNRAIAIERSAERAERIGRNALDLGVPELEVVTGEAPEALSALPAPDAVFIGGGVTAPGVLDACVATGARVVAHGVTLEAEQVLARAYEEHGGELLRIGVERAAPLGGFTGWTPARAVTQWSSR; encoded by the coding sequence GTGCGCGAAAAATCACGTCCGCCTGCTGCCGGAGCGGACCGGCTGACCGTGGTCGGGATCGGGGCCGACGGCTGGTCCGGGCTGTCGGAACAGGCGCGGGCCGCGGTGCTCGCCGCCGACGTCGTGCTGGGGGCGCCCCGGCAGCTGGGCTACCTGCCCGAGGACGTCCCGGCGCAGGCGTGGCCGACGCCGTTGCTGCCGGGGCTGGACGCCGTCATCGCCGAGCACGAAGGCGCCCGGATCTGCGTCCTGGCCAGCGGAGATCCGTTTTTGTCGGGGGTGGGTGCCACACTGGTGGCCCATGGATACGAGGTCGAGGCACTGCCCGCGCTCTCGTCGGTGACACTGGCCCGGGCACGGCTGGGCTGGTCCGCCGAGGAGACCGAGGTGGTCACCATCGTCGGCCGGTCGTCCGCCCGCGTCGCCCGGGTGCTGGCACCGCGCCGGCGAGTGCTCGTCCTGGGTGCCGACGCGCCCGCTTTGCGCTCCCTGCTCACCGTGCGGGGTTATGGCGAGAGCGAGCTGATCGCGTTGGAGAACCTGGGCGGGCCCGACGAGCGCATCTCCGACGGCTGGGCCGGCGATCCCGGACCGCTGACGGTGTTCGCGCTGGAGTGCGCGGGTCCGGCGTTGCCGCTGATCGGCATCCCGGACGACGTGTACGCCCACGACGGGCAGCTGACCAAACGCGACCTCCGCGTGTCGGCGCTGGCCCGCCTCGCGCCGAGTCCCGGCGAGCTGTTGTGGGACGTCGGCGCGGGCGCGGGCAGCGTCGGCATCGAGTGGTCGCGGCTGCACGGCCTCAACCGCGCGATCGCGATCGAGCGCTCGGCGGAGCGTGCCGAACGGATCGGGCGCAACGCATTGGACCTGGGAGTACCGGAATTGGAGGTGGTGACGGGAGAAGCACCGGAGGCGCTGAGCGCGCTGCCCGCACCGGACGCGGTCTTCATCGGAGGCGGCGTGACGGCGCCGGGCGTACTGGACGCGTGCGTGGCCACGGGCGCGCGAGTGGTGGCGCACGGGGTGACGCTGGAGGCCGAGCAGGTCTTGGCCAGGGCGTACGAGGAGCACGGAGGGGAGCTGCTGCGGATCGGTGTCGAGCGGGCGGCCCCGCTGGGCGGCTTCACGGGCTGGACCCCGGCGCGGGCCGTGACCCAGTGGAGCAGCCGATGA
- a CDS encoding precorrin-8X methylmutase — translation MIDYLRDGAEIYRHSFATIREEADLAILPDDVAGCAVRMIHACGMVDLVDDLRYTLDVVESGRAALEAGAPILCDAQMIASGVTRRRLPANNEVLCTLSDPSVPGLAERMGTTRSAAALELWRDKLPGSVVAIGNAPTALFRLLEILDEGVGAPAAIIGVPVGFVGAVESKVELAKRAPAPYLVVHGRRGGSAMAVAAINALASAEE, via the coding sequence GTGATCGACTACCTGCGGGACGGTGCCGAGATCTACCGGCACTCGTTCGCCACGATCCGCGAGGAGGCGGACCTGGCGATCCTGCCCGACGACGTGGCCGGGTGCGCGGTCCGGATGATCCACGCCTGCGGCATGGTCGATCTGGTCGACGACCTGCGCTACACGCTCGACGTCGTCGAGTCCGGCCGCGCCGCGCTGGAGGCAGGCGCGCCGATCCTGTGCGACGCGCAGATGATCGCCAGCGGCGTCACCCGGCGCAGGCTGCCGGCGAACAACGAAGTGCTCTGCACCCTGTCGGACCCCAGCGTGCCCGGGCTCGCCGAGCGCATGGGCACCACGCGGTCGGCGGCGGCGCTGGAACTGTGGCGCGACAAGCTGCCCGGCTCGGTCGTGGCGATCGGCAACGCGCCGACGGCGCTGTTCCGCCTGCTGGAGATCCTCGACGAAGGCGTCGGCGCGCCCGCGGCGATCATCGGCGTCCCGGTCGGGTTCGTCGGAGCCGTGGAGTCCAAAGTGGAGCTGGCGAAGCGGGCCCCGGCCCCGTACCTGGTGGTGCACGGACGTCGCGGCGGCAGCGCGATGGCCGTCGCGGCGATCAACGCCCTCGCGAGCGCCGAAGAATGA
- a CDS encoding Gfo/Idh/MocA family protein, with translation MTELRWGLLAAGTIAAHFAAGVDESKHGVLGAVAARDAGRAREFATRFDIPKAYSSYEELLADPDVDAVYVSTPHALHKQWAIAAAEAGKHVLCEKPLTITAADAEEVIAAARANDVFLMEAFMYRLHPQTRRLAELISSGAIGEVRAVDTTFSFDSNPEETARLSDPALGGGGILDVGCYCTSLARLVAQAATGQDVVEPSEVSGMAHLSATGVDEWATGLLRLPGDILATISCGIRLTREDGIRVFGSEGQIHIPQPAWIHPLRGPGVSRIVLTPAGGEPEVIEVEATQGVFAREADHVAAHVGDRQAPELTWAETLANLRTLDRWREAVGYGRSS, from the coding sequence GTGACGGAACTGCGCTGGGGCCTGCTGGCCGCCGGGACGATCGCCGCCCACTTCGCCGCGGGCGTCGACGAAAGCAAACACGGCGTGCTCGGCGCCGTCGCGGCGCGGGATGCCGGGCGGGCGCGGGAGTTCGCCACGCGCTTCGACATCCCGAAGGCCTACAGCAGCTACGAAGAGCTCCTCGCCGATCCGGACGTCGACGCCGTGTACGTCTCGACGCCGCACGCGCTCCACAAACAATGGGCCATCGCCGCCGCCGAAGCCGGGAAGCACGTGCTGTGCGAGAAGCCGCTGACGATCACCGCGGCCGACGCCGAGGAGGTGATCGCCGCCGCGCGGGCGAACGACGTCTTCCTGATGGAGGCGTTCATGTACCGGCTGCACCCGCAGACGCGGCGGCTGGCCGAGCTGATCTCGTCCGGCGCCATCGGCGAGGTCCGCGCGGTCGACACCACCTTCTCCTTCGACAGCAACCCGGAGGAGACGGCCCGGCTCAGCGACCCGGCGCTCGGCGGCGGCGGGATCCTCGACGTCGGCTGCTACTGCACGTCCCTGGCGCGCCTGGTCGCGCAGGCGGCGACCGGCCAGGACGTCGTCGAGCCGTCCGAGGTCAGCGGGATGGCGCACCTGTCGGCCACCGGCGTCGACGAATGGGCGACCGGGCTGCTGCGGCTGCCCGGGGACATCCTCGCGACGATCTCGTGCGGCATCCGGCTCACCCGCGAGGACGGCATCCGCGTCTTCGGCTCGGAAGGGCAGATCCACATCCCGCAGCCGGCGTGGATCCACCCGCTGCGCGGGCCCGGTGTCTCGCGGATCGTCCTGACCCCGGCCGGGGGCGAACCGGAGGTCATCGAGGTCGAAGCCACCCAGGGCGTCTTCGCGCGCGAGGCGGACCACGTCGCCGCGCACGTCGGAGACCGGCAGGCGCCGGAACTGACCTGGGCCGAGACCCTCGCCAACCTGCGGACGCTGGACCGCTGGCGCGAGGCCGTCGGCTACGGGCGTTCTTCGTGA